Proteins encoded in a region of the Vicia villosa cultivar HV-30 ecotype Madison, WI linkage group LG5, Vvil1.0, whole genome shotgun sequence genome:
- the LOC131601294 gene encoding protein NRT1/ PTR FAMILY 8.1-like, translated as MVDVIKKHDENEGDDLYTEDGTLDIRKRPANKKKTGNWKACSFILGNECSERLAYYGMSTNLVNYLHDQFGQNNATAAKNVNTWSGTCYITPLLGAFLADSYLGRYWTIASFSCIYVIGMALLTFSAIAPGLKPPCDADGCHPTGGQTAALFIALYLIALGTGGIKPCVSSFGADQFDDNDEAEKKKKSSFFNWFYFAINIGALIASSVLVWIQMNVGWGWGFGVPAVAMVIAIIFFFIGSQWYRLQIPGGSPITRICQVLVASFRKHGLKVPDEKSLYETADAESNIKGSRKLEHTDELKCLDKAAVVTESDQTKDVPSPWRLCTVTQVEELKSVIRILPVWASLIAFATVYSQMGTMFVLQGNTMDQHIGPKFEIPSASLSLFDTLSVIFWAPVYDRIIVPFARKYTGHEHGFTQLQRIGIGLVISIFSMIVAGILEVVRLDIVRKNNYYELKTIPMSIFWQVPQYFLIGAAEVFTNIGQMEFFYGESPDAMRSLLSALSLTTNALGNYVSTLLVIIVTKVTTRNGNVGWIPDNMNRGHLDYFYWLLTILSMANFIVYLWIAKRYTYKKVSRNTD; from the exons ATGGTAGATGTCATTAAAAAACATGATGAGAATGAAGGAGATGACTTATATACGGAAGATGGAACGTTGGACATTCGCAAAAGACCTGCCAACAAGAAAAAGACGGGAAATTGGAAAGCATGCAGCTTTATTCTCG GAAATGAATGTTCTGAAAGATTGGCTTACTATGGCATGAGTACAAACTTGGTGAACTATCTTCATGACCAATTCGGACAAAATAACGCAACTGCTGCAAAAAACGTCAACACATGGTCCGGGACATGTTATATCACACCATTGCTTGGAGCCTTTTTGGCTGATTCGTACTTGGGAAGATACTGGACAATTGCTAGTTTTTCGTGTATCTATGTCATT GGAATGGCGCTTTTAACGTTTTCTGCAATTGCGCCTGGATTGAAGCCACCATGTGATGCTGATGGTTGCCATCCTACAGGAGGACAAACTGCAGCCCTCTTTATAGCACTCTACTTGATTGCTCTTGGAACCGGCGGCATCAAACCATGTGTTTCATCTTTTGGTGCTGACCAATTTGACGATAACGACGAggctgagaagaaaaagaaaagttctTTTTTCAATTGGTTTTACTTCGCAATCAATATTGGCGCGCTCATTGCCTCGTCGGTGTTGGTTTGGATTCAGATGAATGTGGGATGGGGATGGGGCTTCGGAGTACCTGCAGTTGCAATGGTTATCGCGATTATATTTTTCTTCATCGGAAGTCAATGGTATAGACTTCAAATACCTGGTGGAAGTCCCATTACAAGGATTTGTCAAGTTTTAGTTGCGTCATTTAGGAAACACGGGCTAAAAGTTCCAGATGAAAAGTCTCTTTACGAGACTGCGGATGCAGAGTCTAATATCAAAGGCAGCCGCAAACTTGAACATACAGATGAATTGAA GTGTTTGGATAAGGCAGCGGTAGTGACAGAATCCGACCAGACTAAAGACGTTCCGAGTCCATGGAGGCTTTGCACCGTAACGCAGGTTGAGGAGCTCAAATCGGTTATCCGAATACTTCCCGTTTGGGCATCACTGATAGCCTTCGCAACAGTCTACAGTCAAATGGGAACAATGTTTGTGTTACAAGGCAACACAATGGATCAACACATTGGCCCTAAGTTCGAAATTCCATCGGCATCCCTCTCCCTTTTCGACACTCTAAGTGTCATCTTCTGGGCTCCAGTCTACGACCGCATCATTGTCCCCTTTGCAAGAAAGTACACCGGCCATGAACACGGATTCACACAACTTCAACGTATAGGAATCGGCCTAGTCATCTCCATCTTCTCCATGATTGTGGCCGGCATTCTAGAAGTCGTCCGTCTTGACATAGTTCGAAAAAACAACTACTACGAACTCAAAACCATCCCCATGTCGATCTTCTGGCAAGTACCGCAGTATTTCCTCATTGGTGCAGCCGAAGTCTTCACAAATATCGGTCAAATGGAGTTCTTTTACGGCGAGTCACCTGATGCAATGAGAAGTTTGTTATCTGCGCTTTCACTAACAACTAATGCATTGGGAAATTATGTGAGTACATTGCTTGTTATTATTGTGACTAAAGTTACTACGAGAAATGGAAATGTTGGTTGGATACCAGATAATATGAATAGGGGTCATCTCGATTATTTCTACTGGCTTTTAACCATTCTTAGTATGGCCAACTTCATTGTATATCTATGGATTGCCAAGAGGTATACATACAAAAAAGTGTCAAGAAATACTGATTGA